In Paenibacillus sp. J23TS9, a single genomic region encodes these proteins:
- a CDS encoding LacI family DNA-binding transcriptional regulator: MATIRDVAKHAGVSVATVSRVLNETGYVHEDTRKKVETAISELHYTPNEVARSLYKRKSRLIGLLLPDITNPFFPELARGVEDEMQENDLRIIFGNSDENIKKEKEYIQTFVQNNVVGVIASTNHPDTDTYRKLNIPVVFLDRTADNRPSVYADGREGGKIAAHEMINRGSRQITVMQGPKHIRPAQDRYQGAIDELSNQGITFNVIETSSFSFTEAGTWAKELFEQHPDTDGVIASNDIVATAVLHEALRLGKKVPEDVQIIGFDDIPLSSLLTPSLTTIRQPAYDMGRAAAGLLIQFIDNKNIDQNTIQMPVTFTERETTRKVEQQYG; encoded by the coding sequence ATGGCAACCATTAGAGATGTAGCAAAGCATGCCGGGGTTTCGGTAGCGACCGTTTCGCGTGTACTGAATGAGACAGGATATGTACATGAAGATACCCGCAAGAAGGTTGAAACCGCTATCAGCGAGCTCCACTATACGCCCAATGAGGTCGCAAGATCTCTGTATAAACGCAAATCGAGGCTGATTGGCCTGCTGCTTCCGGATATCACGAACCCCTTCTTTCCAGAGCTTGCCCGCGGGGTGGAGGATGAGATGCAGGAGAACGATTTGCGGATTATCTTCGGCAATAGTGATGAAAATATAAAAAAAGAAAAAGAATACATCCAGACGTTTGTGCAAAATAACGTGGTTGGCGTCATTGCCTCCACGAACCATCCGGATACCGATACATACCGGAAGCTGAACATTCCGGTTGTCTTCCTCGACCGGACGGCGGACAATCGCCCATCGGTATATGCTGACGGACGTGAGGGCGGGAAAATTGCTGCTCATGAGATGATAAACCGTGGGAGCCGTCAGATTACGGTCATGCAAGGCCCCAAGCATATCCGGCCTGCACAGGACCGTTATCAAGGTGCGATAGATGAACTGAGTAATCAAGGAATAACTTTTAACGTCATAGAAACCTCCTCATTTTCCTTCACAGAGGCGGGTACATGGGCAAAGGAATTATTCGAGCAGCATCCCGATACCGATGGCGTGATCGCCAGCAATGATATCGTGGCGACAGCGGTTCTGCATGAAGCCCTCAGGCTCGGCAAAAAGGTGCCGGAAGATGTACAGATCATCGGCTTTGATGATATTCCGCTCAGCAGCTTGCTGACACCGTCTCTTACGACGATCAGACAGCCTGCTTACGACATGGGCAGAGCGGCAGCTGGATTACTTATTCAATTCATTGATAATAAAAATATAGATCAAAA